Proteins encoded by one window of Gemmatimonas aurantiaca:
- a CDS encoding trypsin-like peptidase domain-containing protein, whose translation MPCRRSWPNSRATLVGLVALVLAGCEGANPADSGAQSRTLPPAPPRATGPVPAQSVDASRRTAITTAVERVAPAVVTVQTETVQRVPADFFEYFMGGRSGERRNAGIGSGFVVRNDGVIVTNAHVISGATSVSVAMRDGTTYSAKIVGVDETNDLAVVRIDAKNLPIAPLGRSSDLIVGEWTIAIGNPFGFVLGNNEPSVSVGVVSAVGRNLAGRTEGGGVYIDMIQTDAAINPGNSGGPLVNATGEVIGVNSSIYSPSGGSVGLGFAIPIDRTKRIVEDLLEHGSVRQPWVGIRLETPQVQSAREVASVGAVVARVAPGSPAERAGVRVGDQITAVGNRAVRNPYEWEARLLDLRVGESLTITARRAGRDMPFTLQVADAPEVTAPKVTVLRELQLVTLTDAIRLERGIASNSGALVFKVSDRIRDEIGLQEGDVIAQVGRMRVSSAQDVSTAIDQQGARGPIALVFERNRQYFQTQFTLR comes from the coding sequence ATGCCGTGTCGCCGGTCATGGCCCAACTCCCGTGCAACCCTGGTGGGCCTGGTGGCCCTGGTGCTGGCCGGTTGCGAAGGCGCCAACCCCGCCGACTCGGGCGCGCAGTCGCGCACACTGCCGCCGGCCCCACCGCGGGCGACCGGTCCGGTTCCAGCCCAGAGTGTCGACGCCTCGCGTCGCACCGCCATCACCACCGCCGTGGAGCGTGTGGCGCCGGCGGTGGTCACGGTGCAGACGGAAACCGTGCAGCGTGTGCCGGCCGATTTTTTCGAGTACTTCATGGGTGGGCGTTCGGGCGAACGTCGCAATGCGGGCATCGGTTCGGGATTCGTGGTGCGCAACGATGGGGTCATCGTCACCAATGCCCATGTCATCAGTGGCGCCACCAGCGTGTCCGTCGCCATGCGCGACGGCACCACGTACAGCGCGAAGATCGTCGGAGTGGATGAAACGAACGATCTCGCGGTGGTTCGCATCGATGCGAAGAATCTGCCCATTGCGCCGCTCGGACGGTCCAGCGATCTGATCGTGGGCGAGTGGACCATCGCCATCGGCAATCCGTTCGGGTTCGTCCTCGGCAACAACGAACCGAGTGTGTCCGTCGGCGTGGTGAGCGCGGTGGGCCGCAATCTCGCCGGTCGCACCGAAGGCGGCGGCGTGTACATCGACATGATCCAGACCGATGCCGCCATCAATCCCGGCAATTCCGGCGGGCCCCTGGTGAACGCGACGGGCGAAGTGATCGGCGTGAACAGTTCGATCTATTCGCCGAGTGGAGGATCGGTCGGTCTCGGTTTTGCCATTCCGATCGATCGCACCAAGCGCATCGTCGAAGATCTGCTCGAACATGGATCGGTGCGGCAGCCGTGGGTGGGCATCCGCCTCGAAACCCCGCAGGTGCAGAGCGCGCGCGAAGTGGCGTCGGTGGGTGCCGTCGTGGCGCGTGTCGCGCCTGGTTCACCCGCCGAACGCGCCGGTGTGCGGGTGGGTGATCAGATCACGGCGGTCGGCAATCGCGCCGTGCGCAACCCCTACGAATGGGAAGCGCGTCTGCTCGATCTCCGTGTGGGGGAGTCGCTGACCATCACCGCGCGACGCGCCGGACGCGACATGCCGTTCACGCTGCAGGTCGCCGACGCACCGGAAGTGACCGCCCCCAAGGTCACCGTGTTGCGCGAACTGCAACTCGTGACGCTCACCGATGCCATCCGCCTCGAACGCGGGATCGCCTCCAACAGCGGCGCGCTCGTGTTCAAGGTGTCCGACCGCATCCGTGACGAGATCGGTCTGCAGGAAGGCGACGTGATCGCGCAGGTGGGACGCATGCGGGTGTCATCCGCGCAGGACGTGTCCACCGCCATCGATCAGCAGGGCGCGCGCGGTCCCATCGCCCTCGTCTTCGAGCGCAACCGCCAGTATTTCCAGACGCAGTTCACCCTTCGTTGA
- the purB gene encoding adenylosuccinate lyase has protein sequence MTASDRSPHATFQSPLADRYASKAMLALWGGQTRYGLWRRLWLALAESQQALGIAIPDEAIAEMRAHLDDIDFTAVAAYEKSFRHDVMAHVHAFGDVAPAARKFIHLGATSCYVTDNTELVLMRRGLSLLREKLLDVLDALGTFAREWKDVPALGYTHLQPAQLTTVGKRATLWMQDLLLDLEDLEYRIDSLPFRGVKGTTGTQASFLTLFDGDHAKVRELDRMVCERMGFKASIPVSGQTYSRKVDAQVLGVVAGIAATASKFSGDIRMLQAFGELEEPFEKNQIGSSAMAYKRNPMRSERIAALARFVLSLEPNANQTHAVQYFERTLDDSANRRLAIPESFLATDAILVLMQNVTRGLEVHPARIRRRVDDELPFMATEELIVRFVRAGGDRQEAHEIIRGHSIAAARAVKDGAPRNDMLERLAADPAFGVSLEDLQSVAEPARFVGRAPQQVEEFLDEHVAPWLARERAAADVEEVRV, from the coding sequence GTGACCGCATCCGATCGTTCTCCGCACGCCACGTTCCAGTCACCGCTTGCCGACCGCTACGCCTCGAAGGCGATGCTCGCCCTGTGGGGTGGACAGACGCGGTATGGTCTCTGGCGCCGTCTCTGGCTCGCACTGGCCGAGTCGCAGCAGGCGCTGGGTATCGCGATTCCCGATGAGGCGATCGCGGAGATGCGCGCCCATCTCGACGACATCGACTTCACGGCCGTGGCGGCGTACGAAAAATCGTTCCGGCACGACGTCATGGCGCATGTGCACGCCTTCGGCGACGTGGCGCCAGCGGCCCGCAAGTTCATCCATCTGGGCGCCACGAGCTGCTACGTCACCGACAACACCGAGCTGGTGCTCATGCGTCGCGGACTCTCGCTGCTGCGTGAGAAGCTGCTCGATGTGCTCGATGCGCTTGGCACGTTTGCACGGGAATGGAAGGATGTGCCGGCGCTGGGATACACGCATCTCCAACCCGCGCAGCTCACCACCGTGGGCAAGCGCGCCACACTCTGGATGCAGGATCTGCTGCTCGATCTCGAGGATCTCGAATACCGCATCGACTCGCTGCCTTTCCGCGGCGTGAAGGGCACGACGGGCACGCAGGCCAGCTTCCTCACGCTCTTCGATGGCGATCACGCGAAGGTCCGCGAGCTCGATCGCATGGTCTGTGAGCGGATGGGCTTCAAGGCTTCCATCCCCGTGAGCGGACAGACGTACTCCCGCAAAGTGGATGCGCAGGTGCTGGGTGTGGTGGCCGGCATTGCCGCCACCGCGTCCAAGTTCTCGGGTGACATCCGCATGCTGCAGGCGTTCGGCGAACTCGAAGAACCGTTCGAGAAGAACCAGATCGGCTCCTCGGCCATGGCGTACAAGCGCAATCCCATGCGCTCCGAGCGCATCGCGGCCCTCGCGCGGTTCGTGCTGTCGCTCGAGCCGAATGCCAATCAGACGCACGCCGTGCAGTACTTCGAGCGCACGCTCGACGATTCGGCCAACCGTCGCCTGGCCATTCCCGAATCGTTTCTCGCCACGGACGCCATTCTGGTGCTGATGCAGAACGTGACGCGCGGCCTCGAGGTGCATCCGGCACGCATCCGCCGGCGGGTGGACGATGAACTGCCGTTCATGGCCACCGAGGAACTCATCGTGCGGTTCGTGCGCGCCGGTGGCGATCGTCAGGAGGCCCACGAGATCATCCGTGGACACAGCATCGCGGCCGCGCGCGCGGTGAAGGACGGCGCGCCGCGCAACGACATGCTCGAGCGGCTGGCAGCCGATCCGGCATTCGGTGTCTCCCTCGAAGATCTGCAGTCGGTGGCCGAACCGGCCCGTTTCGTGGGCCGCGCTCCACAGCAGGTGGAGGAATTCCTCGACGAACACGTGGCGCCGTGGCTGGCCCGGGAACGTGCGGCGGCAGATGTCGAGGAGGTGCGGGTATGA